From the genome of Pseudomonas sihuiensis:
TACACCCGCGATATTGCGGAGACCAAGGCAATGCAGGTCAACCAATACGCGCGAGAGAGCCAGCATCCGCTACTCTGTGAAATAGAGAAGGACGGTTAACGCCGGCCACTTGGGTATGAGGTGAAGCTATGTTGAATCGAGAGCTCGAAGTCACCCTCAATCTGGCTTTCAAGGAGGCCCGTGCCAAGCGTCATGAATTCATGACGGTCGAGCACCTATTACTCGCCTTGCTGGATAACGAGGCAGCTGCCAGTGTGCTGCGGGCTTGTGGGGCCAACCTCGACAAGCTGCGCCATGATTTGCAGGAGTTTATCGACTCCACCACGCCGCTGATTCCTCAGCACGATGAAGATCGCGAAACCCAGCCGACTCTGGGCTTCCAGCGCGTTCTGCAGCGTGCTGTTTTCCATGTGCAGAGCTCCGGCAAGCGTGAGGTGACCGGCGCCAACGTGCTGGTTGCGATCTTCAGTGAGCAGGAAAGTCAGGCCGTGTTTCTGCTCAAGCAGCAGAGCGTGGCCCGCATTGATGTGGTCAATTACATCGCCCACGGTATCTCCAAGGTGCCTGGGCATGGCGATCACCATGAGAATGATCAGGATATGCAGGATGATGAGGGTGGCGAGTCCTCCGCTTCCGGCAATCCGCTGGATGCCTATGCCAGCAACCTCAACGAACTGGCTCGTCAGGGACGTATCGATCCACTGGTCGGGCGCGAGCATGAAGTCGAGCGCGTTGCGCAGATTCTCGCTCGCCGGCGCAAGAACAACCCGCTGCTGGTAGGCGAGGCCGGTGTCGGCAAGACCGCCATCGCCGAAGGCCTGGCCAAGCGTATCGTCGACGAGCAGGTACCCGACCTGCTGGCTGACAGCGTTGTGTATTCGCTGGATCTTGGTGCGCTGCTCGCGGGCACCAAATATCGCGGCGACTTCGAGAAGCGCTTCAAGGCGCTGCTCAACGAGCTGCGCAAGCGCCCGCACGCCATCCTCTTCATCGACGAGATCCACACCATCATTGGTGCCGGCGCGGCGTCGGGTGGGGTCATGGATGCATCCAACCTGCTCAAGCCAATGCTGTCCTCGGGTGAGATTCGCTGCATAGGCTCCACCACCTTCCAGGAATTCCGCGGCATCTTCGAGAAAGATCGCGCATTGGCGCGGCGCTTCCAGAAGGTCGACGTGGTCGAGCCTTCGGTGGACGACACCTACGGCATCCTCAAGGGGCTCAAGGCGCGCTTCGAGCAGCACCACCACATCGAATACAGTGACGAAGCCCTGCGTGCAGCGGCCGAGTTGGCTGCGCGCTACATCAACGACCGTCATATGCCGGACAAGGCCATCGACGTGATCGACGAGGCGGGGGCTTACCAGCGCCTGCAGCCGGAAGAGAAGCGTGTGGCGCGTATCGAGGTTGCGCAGGTCGAGGACATCGTGGCCAAGATCGCGCGAATTCCGCCGAAGCACGTATCCAGCTCCGACAAGGAGTTGCTGCGTAATCTGGAGCGCGACCTCAAGCTCACCGTATTCGGTCAGGACGCTGCAATCGACTCGCTGGCCACCGCGATCAAGCTGTCGCGTGCGGGCCTCAAGGCACCGGACAAGCCTGTCGGTTCCTTCCTGTTCGCCGGTCCTACTGGCGTGGGCAAGACCGAGGCTGCACGGCAGTTGGCCAAGGCCATGGGTATCGAGCTGGTGCGCTTCGATATGTCCGAGTACATGGAGCGCCACACGGTGTCGCGCCTGATCGGTGCGCCGCCCGGTTACGTCGGTTTCGATCAGGGAGGTCTGCTGACCGAAGCGATCACCAAGCAACCGCACTGCGTGCTGCTGCTCGACGAGATCGAGAAGGCGCACCCGGAGGTCTTCAATCTACTGCTGCAGGTCATGGACCACGGTACGCTGACTGACAACAACGGGCGCAAGGCGGACTTCCGCAACGTGATAGTGATCATGACCACCAACGCCGGTGCGGAAACCGCTTCACGTGCGTCGATCGGTTTCACCCAGCAGGATCACTCCACCGATGCCATGGAAGTCATCAAGAAGAGCTTCACGCCAGAGTTCCGCAACCGCCTGGACACCATCATCCAGTTTGGCCGCCTGAGTCACGAGACCATCAAGAGTATCGTCGACAAGTTCCTCACCGAACTGCAGGCGCAACTGGAGGACAAGCGCGTCACGCTGGAAGTCAGCGATGCGGCGCGCGGCTGGCTGGCCGAGCGTGGTTACGATGTGCTGATGGGGGCGCGGCCGATGGCGCGTTTGATCCAGGACAAGATCAAGCGTCCGCTGGCAGAGGAAATCCTCTTTGGCGAGCTGGCCGAGCATGGCGGCGTGGTACACATCGACATCAAGGATGGCGAGCCCAGCTTCGAGTTCGAGACGGCGGCAGAGGTCGCCTGATCGAATGGCATCAGGTTCACCGAAAGCTTTGATGGCTTTCGGTGAGCCAACGAAAACGCCCGGCATATGCCGGGCGTTTTCGTTTGGTGCTTGGCTTAACGGGCGCGGTAGGTGATACGGCCCTTGCTCAAGTCATAAGGTGTCAGCTCAACGCGCACCTTGTCACCAGTGAGAATGCGGATGTAGTTCTTGCGCATCTTGCCGGAGATGTGCGCGGTAACGACGTGCCCGTTTTCCAACTCCACGCGGAACATGGTGTTGGGCAGGGTGTCGACGACAGTGCCTTCCATTTCGAAGCTGTCTTCTTTCGACATGCAGTAAAGCCCTCGGTATCCAGGAAATGGCCCGGTGCAACTGGCGCCAGGCAAAAGCGGCGTGCATTGTGCCCGAAAACAGGGTGCTGCGCCAAGTGGCTTGGATTGTCGAGCTTGCCGGGTGGCTGGCAGAGGAGCTAGGTAAGCAGTGTCCAGCGCTGATTGACGAAGAGTTCGATCGGGCGGTACTGGGTTTTGTAGTTCATTTTTCGACAGTTTTTGATCCAGTAGCCGAGATAGACGGCCTCCAGCCCCAGGCGCTCGGCCTCGCCGATTTGCCAGAGGATGGCGAATCGCCCCAGGCTGCGGCGTTCTTCGGTGGGGTCATAGAAGGTATAAACCGCTGACAGGCCGTTTGGTAGAACGTCGGTGACCGCGATGGCGACCAATCTGCCCTGTAGGCGAAACTCGTAGAAGCGTGAGAATGGCAGGTCGCGAGTCAGAAAGGTCGAGAACTGGTCGCGACTCGGTGGATACATGTCGCCGTCGGCGTGACGTTGCTCGATGTAACGCACATAGAGCGCGTAATACTCTTCAGTGAACGCCGGGCGCACGCAACGAACGACGATGTCTTCATTGCGCTTGAGGATGCGCCGTTGCTGGCGGTTCGGCGTGAAGCGCGCAGCCGGAATGCGGGCAGGGATGCAGGCGGTGCATTGCTGGCAATGTGGGCGGTAGAGGTGGTCGCCGCTGCGGCGAAAGCCCATTTCTGAAAGTTCTGCGTAGACCAACACATCCATGGGCTGACTGGGATCGAGAAACAGGGTGGTGGCCTGCTCCTCCGGCAGATAGCTGCATGGATGTGGTTGAGTGGCGTAGAACTTCAGGCGGGCCAGCTCGGTCATGGCGATGTCTCGGGAAAGCCTGCTAAAGAGTGTATGCCAGGCTGAGGCGCTCGACTAGGCGAGCCAATCTGCTCCGTTGGGCAGATCGAGATGGCGCTGCAGGTATTCGGCGAAGCTGGCGCGCGATATGGCTCTGGCGCCGAAGCTGTGCAGGTGCTGCGTGGGCATCTGGCAATCGATGAGGACGAAGCCCCAGTCGCGCAGCTTGCCGACCAGCGTGGCGAAACCGACTTTGGAGGCATTGTCGGCGCGACTGAACATCGATTCGCCAAAAAACAGCTGGCCCATGGCCAGGCCGTAAAGCCCGCCGACCAGTTCGTGCCCATTCCAGACCTCCACGGAGTGGGCGGTGCCGCGCTGATGCAGCTGCAGGTAAGCCTCCTGCATGCCGCGGGTAATCCAGGTCCCATCGGCGTAGGCGCGTGGCTCGGCGCAGGCCTGTATGACGGCGGCGAAGTTCTGGTCGAAGGTGACGCGATAATGCTGCTGGCGCAGCAGTTTGGCCAGGCTGCGGGAAACATGCAGCTCATCAGGGAACAGAACGGTGCGCGGATCGGGCGACCACCAGAGAATTGGCTGGCCATCCTGAAACCAGGGAAAGCAGCCATGTCGATAGGCGCTGATCAGGCGGTCGGCGCTCAGATCGCCGCCAGCGGCCAGCAGGCCATTAGGCTCGCGCATGGCTTTAGCCAATGGCGGGAACTGCAGTGAGTCGCGTTGCAGCCAGGTGAGCATGTGCGCTTGTCCAGCGGAGGAGGGGAGGGCGAGCGGAGGTGCTCGCCCTTGTCCATCAGTTGCCGTCGAGAAACTTCTCGACATCCAGCGCGGCCATGCAGCCGGCGCCAGCGGAGGTAATGGCCTGACGGTAGATGTGATCGGCCACGTCGCCGGCGGCGAACACACCTTCGATGCTGGTAGCGGTGGCATTGCCTTCGCTGCCGCCTTTGATCTTCAGGTAGCCGTCATGCATGTCCAACTGGCCGACGAACAGCTCGGTGTTGGGCTTGTGGCCGATGGCGATGAACACGCCAGCCAGGGCCAGCTCCTTGGTGCTACCGTCGAGGGTGCTTCTCAGGCGCATGCCGGTCACGCCGCTCTGGTCGCCCAGCACTTCGTCCAGGGTGTGATTCCAGTGCAGGCGCATGTTGCCGTTCTCGACCTTGTCGAACAGCTTGTCCTGCAGGATCTTCTCCGAGCGCAGTTTGTCGCGGCGGTGCACCAGGTGCACTTCCTTGGCGATGTTCGACAGGTACAGTGCCTCTTCCACTGCGGTGTTGCCGCCGCCTATCACAGCCACCACCTGGTTGCGATAGAAGAAGCCGTCGCAGGTGGCGCAGGCGGAGACGCCCTTGCCGGAGAATGCCTCTTCCGATGGCAGGCCAAGGTACTGGGCGCTGGCGCCAGTGGCGATGATCAGTGCATCGCAGCTGTAAGTGCCGCTGTCGCCCTTGAGCACGAAGGGGCGGCTCTGCAACTCGGCGGTATGAATGTGGTCGTAGATGATCTCGGTGTCGAAGCGCTCGGCGTGTTTCTGCATGCGCTCCATCAGCGCCGGGCCGGTGAGACCTTCGACGTCACCCGGCCAGTTGTCCACTTCGGTGGTGGTGGTGAGCTGACCGCCAGGCTGGATGCCGGTGATGACCACGGGCTTGAGGTTGGCGCGCGCGGCATAAACGGCGGCGCTATAACCGGCAGGGCCGGAACCCAGGATGATCAGGCGGGAATGCTTGACTTCGCTCATAAAAAAACCCCATAAGCCTTTGTCACAAAAGAGAATGCGTGCTCCAATTGAGCCGCATGGAAGCTGCTGGCGGCTATGCTACACCGAAGCGGGGTGGGTGCGGGAGCTTGGCAATTGGCCTGGGCGTCAGGCTGGCCCTACAATAGGCCGCTTCGCGGTTAACCATCAGATGGACGCGCCAAGGGCGCAGGAAATGGCTGTTTTGAAGAATTCCACCACCCAGATTACCGACTGGCGTCAGAAGCTTCAGTACCGACTGAAGGAAGGCGCGTTGATCGCCCTGGGCGCTATGTGCCTGTACCTGCTGATGGCACTGTTGACCTATAACGTTGCCGACCCGGCGTGGGACAACAGCGTGCAGGTCGAACGCATCATGAATGCCGGTGGCAGCATCGGCGCCTGGCTCTCCAGCGCACTGTTCGGCGCGCTGGGTTACTTCGCCTACATCTTCCCGCTCCTGCTGGCCGCCAAGACCTGGCAGGTGTTTCGCACCCGCAATCAACCCTGGCACTGGAACGGCTGGCTGTTTTCCTGGCATAGCATCGGCCTGGTCTTCCTGATTCTTTCCGGTGCTGCGCTGGGCGATATTCATTTTGCAGCGGCCGCCGGCATGCAGGGCTCCGGTGGTGGCATGCTCGGTGCCAGCCTGGGTGATTTGGCCGTGCATGCGCTGAACGTGCAGGGCAGTACCCTGGTATTCCTGGCACTGTTTCTGTTTGGTTTGACCGTCTTCACCGATCTGTCCTGGTTCCGTGTGATGGACCTGACCGGCAAGATCACCCTCGACCTGATCGAGCTGATTCACGGCGCCATCACCGGCTGGTGGAATGCCCGTAGCGAGCGCAAGCAGATGAAGATTCAGCTGCGCGAGCTGGATGAGCGGGTCACCGAAGTGGCTGCGCCAGTGGTTTCGGATCGCCGTGAGCAAGCTAAGGTTAAGGAGCGTCTGCTCGAACGCGAAGAGTCGCTGAGCAAGCACATGAGCGAGCGCGAGAAGCGCCCCGCACCGGTAATTGCGCCGCCGCCCGTGGCCAAGGCGCCAGAACCGAGCAAGCGCGTGCAGAAGGAAAAGCAGGCGCCGCTGTTCGTCGACAGCGCGGTGGAAGGCACCTTGCCGCCGATTTCCCTGCTCGACCCGGCGGAAGCCAAGAAGGTCGAGTACTCGCCGGAATCGCTCAAGGGCGTTGGCCATCTGCTGGAAATCAAACTCAAGGAATTCGGTGTCGAGGTCGCGGTGGATTCGATCCATCCTGGCCCGGTGATCACCCGCTACGAAATCCAGCCGGCCGCAGGGGTCAAGGTAAGCCGTATTGCCAACCTGGCCAAGGACCTGGCGCGTTCGCTGGCCGTGACCAGCGTGCGGGTCGTGGAAGTCATTCCCGGAAAGACCACCGTCGGTATCGAGATCCCCAACGAGAATCGTCAGATCGTGCGTTTCTCCGAAGTGCTGTCGACGCCCGAATATGATGACGCCAAGTCGCCGGTGACCCTGGCCCTGGGCCATGACATCGGCGGCAAGCCGGTGATTACCGATCTGGCCAAGATGCCGCACCTGCTGGTGGCCGGTACCACCGGTTCCGGTAAGTCGGTGGGCGTGAATGCGATGATTCTGTCGATTCTGTTCAAGTCGAGCCCGGAAGACGCCAAGCTGATCATGATCGACCCGAAAATGCTCGAGTTGTCGATCTACGAAGGCATTCCGCACCTGCTTTGCCCGGTCGTCACCGACATGAAGGAAGCGGCCAACGCCCTGCGCTGGAGCGTTGCCGAGATGGAACGCCGCTACAAGCTGATGTCGAAGATGGGCGTGCGCAACCTGGCGGGCTTCAACCGCAAGGTCAAGGATGCCATCGAGGCTGGCGAGCCGTTGTCCGATCCGCTGTTCCGTCGCGAAAGCATGGAAGACGAAGCGCCGCTGCTCAAACCACTGCCGACCATCGTCGTGGTGGTCGATGAATTCGCTGACATGATGATGATCGTCGGCAAGAAGGTCGAAGAGCTGATCGCGCGTATCGCGCAGAAGGCGCGTGCGGCAGGTATTCACCTGATCCTCGCCACCCAGCGCCCGTCGGTGGACGTGATCACTGGCCTGATCAAGGCCAACATCCCGACCCGCATGGCGTTCCAGGTATCGAGCAAGATCGACTCGCGCACCATCATCGACCAGGGCGGTGCCGAGCAGTTGCTCGGCCACGGTGACATGCTCTACATGCCGCCGGGCACCAGCTTGCCGATTCGTGTTCACGGCGCCTTCGTCTCGGACGATGAAGTGCACCGTGTAGTCGAAGCCTGGAAGCTGCGTGGTGCGCCGGATTACAACGAAGACATTCTCGCCGGGGCCGAAGAGGGTGGCGGCAGCTTCGAAGGTGGTGGTGGTGAAGGCGGTGAGGGCAGCGAGGAAGACCCGCTGTACGACGAGGCCGTCAACTTCGTGCTGGAAAGCCGCCGTGCCTCCATTTCCGCCGTGCAGCGCAAGCTGAAGATCGGCTACAACCGCGCCGCACGGATGATCGAGGCGATGGAAATGGCCGGCGTGGTCAGCTCGATGAATACCAACGGTTCACGCGAGGTACTCGCGCCCGGTTCATCTCGTGACTGAGTGTTGCGTCTCGCGGATGAACCGCTGAATTCGCGGTCTACAGGATTCACGGCAGCCCAGGTGCTGCCGAGCAATGCGGGGTACGGAGTCGCCTCGCCATTCTTATACGGACTCAAGGGGTTTATATGCGTGTTATTCGCCTGCTGATGCTGGCTGCTTTGAGCTTTACCCTGCTGACCGCCCAGGCTGATGAAGAGGCGGCCACCAAGCGCTTGAGCGAATTGCTCAGCCAGGCGCAAACCATCAGCGCGCGCTTCTCTCAGTTGACCCTCGACGCCAGCGGCACTCAGCTGCAGGAAACTGCAGGGCAACTGGCGCTCAAGCGTCCGGGCATGTTCCGTTGGCACACCGATCAACCCATGGAGCAACTGCTGGTCTCCAATGGCGAGAAGGTCTGGCTGTACGACCCGGATCTGGAGCAGGTCACCATTCAGACACTCGATCAGCGCCTGACCCACACTCCCGCGTTGTTGCTCTCCGGCGATGTCTCGCAGATCCGCGAGAACTTCGAGATCGACTACAAGGAAGGCGGCAGCGTGGTCGACTTCATTCTCAAGCCCAAGGCCAAAGACAGCCTGTTCGACAGCCTGCGCCTGTCGTTCCGCAATCGCGTGCTCAACGACATGCAACTGATCGACAGCATCGGTCAGCGCACCAACATCCTGTTCCTCAATGTAAAGATGAACGAGCCGGTCGAAGACCATCTGTTCACCTTCGACATTCCGGAAGGCGCGGACGTCATCCAGGAGTAAGGCGTGGATCTGTTCGGTCGCCAACCCGTCGCGCAGCCCCTGGCTGCGCGTTTGCGTGCTACCAGTCTGGACGAATACGTCGGCCAGGAGCATGTGCTGGCGCCGGGCAAGCCGCTGCGCGAGGCGCTGGAGCAGGGCGCTTTGCACTCGATGATCTTCTGGGGGCCGCCTGGCGTAGGCAAGACCACCCTGGCGCGCCTGCTGGCCAAGGTCACCGACGCGCATTTCGAAACCATCTCCGCCGTGCTCTCCGGGGTCAAGGAGATTCGCCAGGCCGTCGAAGTGGCCCAGCAGCACGCGGCTCAGTACGGCCGTCGCACCATTCTCTTCGTCGACGAAGTGCACCGCTTCAACAAGAGCCAGCAGGACGCGTTCCTGCCCTACGTGGAAGACGGCACGCTGATCTTCATCGGTGCCACCACCGAGAACCCCTCGTTCGAACTGAACAATGCGCTGCTGTCGCGTGCTCGCGTCTATGTGCTCAAGAGCCTCGACGAGGCCGCTATGCGCAAGCTGGTCAATCGCGCACTTACCGACCCGAAAGGCCTGGGTGATCGCCATCTCAGCCTGCCGGACGAGGCCTTTCAGATTCTTCTGGCTGCCGCCGATGGCGACGGCCGTCGTTTGCTCAATTTTCTCGAGAACGCTGCAGACCTGGCCGAGGATGGTAGCGAAATCGGGGTGGAGTTGCTGCAGAACCTGCTGGGCGATAGCCGGCGCCGTTTCGACAAGGGCGGCGAAGCCTTCTACGACCAGATTTCCGCGCTGCACAAGTCGGTGCGCGGTTCCAGCCCGGACGGTGCGCTGTACTGGTACGCGCGTATGCTCGATGGCGGTTGCGACCCGCTGTACATCGCCCGCCGTGTGGTGCGCATGGCCAGCGAGGATATCGGCAACGCCGATCCGCGCGCACTGACCTTGTGCCTCAACGCTTGGGACGTGCAGGAGCGCCTGGGCAGCCCTGAAGGCGAGCTTGCCGTGGCCCAGGCCATCGTCTATCTGGCCTGTGCACCGAAGAGCAACGCGGTGTATACCGCATTTAAGGCGGCTATGCGTGACGCTGCCGAGCAGGGCTCGCAGGAGGTGCCGCTGCACCTGCGCAACGCGCCGACCAAGCTGATGAAGCAGCTCGGTTATGGCGATGAATACCGTTATGCCCATGATGAGCCGGATGCCTACGCGGCGGGCGAGGATTACTTCCCCGAAAATCTGCAGCCGCGCCAGTATTACGACCCGGTACCACGTGGCCTGGAGCAGAAGATCCGCGACAAGCTGCAGCACCTGCGCAACCTGGATGGCAACAGTCCAAGGCAGAGGAGAAAGTGATGATTCGTGTGGCGCTTGCCGTCGCTGTAGGGGGCGCTGCTGGTTCGGTTATGCGCTTTCTGGTTGCCAGCTGGG
Proteins encoded in this window:
- the clpA gene encoding ATP-dependent Clp protease ATP-binding subunit ClpA, whose amino-acid sequence is MLNRELEVTLNLAFKEARAKRHEFMTVEHLLLALLDNEAAASVLRACGANLDKLRHDLQEFIDSTTPLIPQHDEDRETQPTLGFQRVLQRAVFHVQSSGKREVTGANVLVAIFSEQESQAVFLLKQQSVARIDVVNYIAHGISKVPGHGDHHENDQDMQDDEGGESSASGNPLDAYASNLNELARQGRIDPLVGREHEVERVAQILARRRKNNPLLVGEAGVGKTAIAEGLAKRIVDEQVPDLLADSVVYSLDLGALLAGTKYRGDFEKRFKALLNELRKRPHAILFIDEIHTIIGAGAASGGVMDASNLLKPMLSSGEIRCIGSTTFQEFRGIFEKDRALARRFQKVDVVEPSVDDTYGILKGLKARFEQHHHIEYSDEALRAAAELAARYINDRHMPDKAIDVIDEAGAYQRLQPEEKRVARIEVAQVEDIVAKIARIPPKHVSSSDKELLRNLERDLKLTVFGQDAAIDSLATAIKLSRAGLKAPDKPVGSFLFAGPTGVGKTEAARQLAKAMGIELVRFDMSEYMERHTVSRLIGAPPGYVGFDQGGLLTEAITKQPHCVLLLDEIEKAHPEVFNLLLQVMDHGTLTDNNGRKADFRNVIVIMTTNAGAETASRASIGFTQQDHSTDAMEVIKKSFTPEFRNRLDTIIQFGRLSHETIKSIVDKFLTELQAQLEDKRVTLEVSDAARGWLAERGYDVLMGARPMARLIQDKIKRPLAEEILFGELAEHGGVVHIDIKDGEPSFEFETAAEVA
- the infA gene encoding translation initiation factor IF-1; the protein is MSKEDSFEMEGTVVDTLPNTMFRVELENGHVVTAHISGKMRKNYIRILTGDKVRVELTPYDLSKGRITYRAR
- a CDS encoding arginyltransferase, producing the protein MTELARLKFYATQPHPCSYLPEEQATTLFLDPSQPMDVLVYAELSEMGFRRSGDHLYRPHCQQCTACIPARIPAARFTPNRQQRRILKRNEDIVVRCVRPAFTEEYYALYVRYIEQRHADGDMYPPSRDQFSTFLTRDLPFSRFYEFRLQGRLVAIAVTDVLPNGLSAVYTFYDPTEERRSLGRFAILWQIGEAERLGLEAVYLGYWIKNCRKMNYKTQYRPIELFVNQRWTLLT
- the aat gene encoding leucyl/phenylalanyl-tRNA--protein transferase translates to MLTWLQRDSLQFPPLAKAMREPNGLLAAGGDLSADRLISAYRHGCFPWFQDGQPILWWSPDPRTVLFPDELHVSRSLAKLLRQQHYRVTFDQNFAAVIQACAEPRAYADGTWITRGMQEAYLQLHQRGTAHSVEVWNGHELVGGLYGLAMGQLFFGESMFSRADNASKVGFATLVGKLRDWGFVLIDCQMPTQHLHSFGARAISRASFAEYLQRHLDLPNGADWLA
- the trxB gene encoding thioredoxin-disulfide reductase gives rise to the protein MSEVKHSRLIILGSGPAGYSAAVYAARANLKPVVITGIQPGGQLTTTTEVDNWPGDVEGLTGPALMERMQKHAERFDTEIIYDHIHTAELQSRPFVLKGDSGTYSCDALIIATGASAQYLGLPSEEAFSGKGVSACATCDGFFYRNQVVAVIGGGNTAVEEALYLSNIAKEVHLVHRRDKLRSEKILQDKLFDKVENGNMRLHWNHTLDEVLGDQSGVTGMRLRSTLDGSTKELALAGVFIAIGHKPNTELFVGQLDMHDGYLKIKGGSEGNATATSIEGVFAAGDVADHIYRQAITSAGAGCMAALDVEKFLDGN
- the ftsK gene encoding DNA translocase FtsK translates to MAVLKNSTTQITDWRQKLQYRLKEGALIALGAMCLYLLMALLTYNVADPAWDNSVQVERIMNAGGSIGAWLSSALFGALGYFAYIFPLLLAAKTWQVFRTRNQPWHWNGWLFSWHSIGLVFLILSGAALGDIHFAAAAGMQGSGGGMLGASLGDLAVHALNVQGSTLVFLALFLFGLTVFTDLSWFRVMDLTGKITLDLIELIHGAITGWWNARSERKQMKIQLRELDERVTEVAAPVVSDRREQAKVKERLLEREESLSKHMSEREKRPAPVIAPPPVAKAPEPSKRVQKEKQAPLFVDSAVEGTLPPISLLDPAEAKKVEYSPESLKGVGHLLEIKLKEFGVEVAVDSIHPGPVITRYEIQPAAGVKVSRIANLAKDLARSLAVTSVRVVEVIPGKTTVGIEIPNENRQIVRFSEVLSTPEYDDAKSPVTLALGHDIGGKPVITDLAKMPHLLVAGTTGSGKSVGVNAMILSILFKSSPEDAKLIMIDPKMLELSIYEGIPHLLCPVVTDMKEAANALRWSVAEMERRYKLMSKMGVRNLAGFNRKVKDAIEAGEPLSDPLFRRESMEDEAPLLKPLPTIVVVVDEFADMMMIVGKKVEELIARIAQKARAAGIHLILATQRPSVDVITGLIKANIPTRMAFQVSSKIDSRTIIDQGGAEQLLGHGDMLYMPPGTSLPIRVHGAFVSDDEVHRVVEAWKLRGAPDYNEDILAGAEEGGGSFEGGGGEGGEGSEEDPLYDEAVNFVLESRRASISAVQRKLKIGYNRAARMIEAMEMAGVVSSMNTNGSREVLAPGSSRD
- the lolA gene encoding outer membrane lipoprotein chaperone LolA — encoded protein: MRVIRLLMLAALSFTLLTAQADEEAATKRLSELLSQAQTISARFSQLTLDASGTQLQETAGQLALKRPGMFRWHTDQPMEQLLVSNGEKVWLYDPDLEQVTIQTLDQRLTHTPALLLSGDVSQIRENFEIDYKEGGSVVDFILKPKAKDSLFDSLRLSFRNRVLNDMQLIDSIGQRTNILFLNVKMNEPVEDHLFTFDIPEGADVIQE
- a CDS encoding replication-associated recombination protein A, which produces MDLFGRQPVAQPLAARLRATSLDEYVGQEHVLAPGKPLREALEQGALHSMIFWGPPGVGKTTLARLLAKVTDAHFETISAVLSGVKEIRQAVEVAQQHAAQYGRRTILFVDEVHRFNKSQQDAFLPYVEDGTLIFIGATTENPSFELNNALLSRARVYVLKSLDEAAMRKLVNRALTDPKGLGDRHLSLPDEAFQILLAAADGDGRRLLNFLENAADLAEDGSEIGVELLQNLLGDSRRRFDKGGEAFYDQISALHKSVRGSSPDGALYWYARMLDGGCDPLYIARRVVRMASEDIGNADPRALTLCLNAWDVQERLGSPEGELAVAQAIVYLACAPKSNAVYTAFKAAMRDAAEQGSQEVPLHLRNAPTKLMKQLGYGDEYRYAHDEPDAYAAGEDYFPENLQPRQYYDPVPRGLEQKIRDKLQHLRNLDGNSPRQRRK